A DNA window from Mus caroli chromosome 8, CAROLI_EIJ_v1.1, whole genome shotgun sequence contains the following coding sequences:
- the Ankrd11 gene encoding ankyrin repeat domain-containing protein 11 isoform X1 codes for MPKGGCSKTPQQEDFALSNDMVEKQTGKKDKDKVSLTKTPKLDRSDGGKEVRERATKRKLPFTVGANGEQKDSDTEKQGPERKRIKKEPVARKSGLLFGMGLSGIRAGYPLSERQQVALLMQMTAEESANSPVDTTPKHPSQSTVCQKGTPNSASKTKDKVNKRNERGETRLHRAAIRGDARRIKELISEGADVNVKDFAGWTALHEACNRGYYDVAKQLLAAGAEVNTKGLDDDTPLHDAANNGHYKVVKLLLRYGGNPQQSNRKGETPLKVANSPTMVNLLLGKGTYTSSEESSTESSEEEDAPSFAPSSSVDGNNTDSEFEKGLKLKAKNPEPQKTVTPVKDEYEFDEDDEQDRVPPVDDKHLLKKDYRKEAKANSFISIPKMEVKSYSKNNTLAPKKAAHRILSDTSDEEDVSVSIGAGEKLRLSAHTMLPGSKARESSSSRQQKEKNKLKKKRKKETKGKEVRFGKRSDKFCSSGSESESSESEEDDGDSVGSSGCLKGSPLVLKDPSLFSSLSASSTSSHGSAVAQKHGSSHADQHTKHWRTDNWKAISSPAWSEVSSLSDSSRTGLTSESDCSSEGSSVESLKPTRRKQEHRKRGVLQSAPSEKRSSFHSCTDGAVPKLDKEGKVVKKHKTKHKHKNKEKGQCSVSQELKLKSFTYEYEDSKQKSDKAILLENDISTESKLKALKHDREHFKKEDKLGKMKPEDKEWLFKDEKVLKRIKDANKDLSRAFREDKDRASKAERERATKDKSPKEEKLRLYKEERKKKSKDRPSKLEKKNDMKEDKISKEKEKAFKEDKEKLKKEKLYREDAAFDDYCNKSQFLDHEDTKFSLSDDQQERWFSDLSDSSFDFKGEDSWDSVTDYRDIKGDSVAKLILETVKEDSKEKKRDSKIREKRDFRDSFFRKRDRDCLDKNSEKRRDQTEKHKSIPSYLSEKDKKRRESAEGGRDRRDGRIRSEEVHREDLKECGFESTFKDKSDCDFPKNLEPWERPHAVREKEKKDALEKERKEKGRAEKYKEKSSERERSDKSTLDKCQKDKEFEKCFKEKKDGKEKHKDTHSKDRKASFDQLREKKEKVFSSIISEDFSERKDDRKGKEKSWYIADIFTDESEDEKDECVASSFKAAEASDTQRVDGLPEKEDGREHPSDRHRKSSSDRQHTEKPRDKEPKEKKKDRGASEGGKDKKEKMEKIFEKHKEKKDKECAERYKDRKERPSADSAQEKKNKQKLPEKVDKKHGVEDKAKSKHKEKPEKEHSRERERKPSRGPDVEKSLLEKLEEEALHDYREDSNDKISEVSSDSFADHSQEPSLSTLLEVSFSEPPAEDKARDSTCLSEKLREKERHRHSSSSSKKSHERERAKKEKAEKKEKSEDYKDSSSSVRKDASQFEKDFLDAETYGVSYPTKADVEEELDKAIELFSSEKKDRSDPEREPAKRIEKELKPYGSSAISILKEKKKREKHRERWREEKERHRDKHVDGFLRHHKDEPKPAAKDNPPNSFKEKSREESLKLSEXKLKEKFKENTEREKGDSIKMSNGNDKLVPSRDSGKKDSRPREKLLGDGDLMMTSFERMLSQKDLEIEERHKRHKERMKQMEKMRHRSGDPKLKEKKPTEDGRKKSLDFPSKKALGLDKKVKEPAPTLPTGESKPHSGPGTESKDWLSGQPLKEVLPASPRTEQSRPTGVPTPTSVVSCPSYEEVMHTPRTPSCSADDYPDLVFDCTDSQHSMPVSTASTSACSPPFFDRFSVASSVVSENTAGQTPTRPISTNLYRSISVDIRRTPEEEFSAGDKLFRQQSVPAPSSFDSPVQHLLEEKPPLPPVPAEKFACLSPGYYSPDYGIPSPKVDTLHCPPTAVVSATPPPDSVFSNLPPKSSPSPRGELLTPAIEGALPSDLGLPLDATEDQQATAAILPPEPSYLEPLDEGPFTTVITEEPVEWTHTSAEQGLSSSSLIASASENPVSWPVGSELMLKSPQRFAESPKHFCPGESLHSTTPGPYSAAEPTYPVSPGSYPLPAPEPALEEVKDGGTGAIPVAISAAEGAAPYAAPARLESFFSNCKSHADAPLDTAPEPTGVTAVAQVEALGPLESNFLDSNPSISTLSQVEPVSWHEAFTSPEDDLDLGPFSLPELPLQAKDASDVEAEAAEASPVAPAESPPGPTGVLGGGDVPAPAAEEPPAPPPQEASPQLSTEPEPSEEPKLDVVLEATVETEVLADNSAPEASISNLVPAPSPPQQQPPGGVAEEAETEGPSAAPCCAPDGPTTDGLAQAHNSAEASCVVAAAEGPPGNVQPEATDPEPKPTSEVPKAPKVEEVPQRMTRNRAQMLASQSKQGIPAAEKDPMPTPASRAKGRASEEEDAQAQHPRKRRFQRSSQQLQQQLNTSTQQTREVIQQTLAAIVDAIKLDAIEPYHSDRSNPYFEYLQIRKKIEEKRKILCCITPQAPQCYAEYVTYTGSYLLDGKPLSRLHIPVIAPPPSLAEPLKELFKQQEAVRGKLRLQHSIEREKLIVSCEQEILRVHCRAARTIANQAVPFSACTMLLDSEVYNMPLESQGDENKSVRDRFNARQFISWLQDVDDKYDRMKTCLLMRQQHEAAALNAVQRMEWQLKAQELDPAGHKSLCVNEVPSFYVPMVDVNDDFVLLPA; via the exons AGAAGCAGGGTCCCGAGCGGAAGAGGATCAAGAAGGAGCCTGTTGCCCGGAAGTCCGGGCTGTTGTTCGGCATGGGGCTGTCTGGGATCCGAGCTGGATACCCTCTCTCTGAGCGTCAGCAGGTGGCTCTGCTCATGCAGATGACTGCTGAGGAGTCTGCAAATAGTCCGG TAGACACAACACCAAAGCACCCTTCCCAGTCTACAGTGTGTCAGAAGGGGACCCccaactctgcctcaaaaaccaaagatAAGGTGAACAAGAGAAATGAACGCGGAGAGACCCGCCTGCACCGAGCAGCTATCCGAGGTGATGCCCGGCGCATCAAGGAACTCATCAGTGAGGGCGCGGACGTAAACGTCAAGGACTTTGCAG GCTGGACTGCACTGCACGAGGCGTGTAACCGGGGCTATTACGACGTCGCCAAGCAACTGTTGGCCGCTGGCGCAGAGGTGAACACCAAGGGCCTGGACGATGACACACCTTTGCACGATGCCGCCAACAACGGGCACTACAAG GTGGTGAAGTTGTTGTTACGGTATGGCGGAAATCCtcaacaaagcaacagaaaaggcgAGACACCGTTGAAAGTAGCCAATTCGCCAACGATGGTGAACCTCCTGTTAGGCAAAGGCACATACACTTCCAGTGAGGAGAGCTCTACTG AGAGCTCAGAAGAAGAGGACGCCCCCTCATTTGCACCTTCCAGCTCCGTCGATGGCAATAACACAGACTCTGAGTTTGAGAAAGGCCTCAAGCTTAAGGCTAAGAACCCAGAGCCCCAGAAGACTGTGACCCCCGTCAAGGATGAGTACGAGTTTGATGAGGACGACGAGCAGGACAGGGTCCCCCCGGTGGACGACAAGCACCTGCTGAAGAAAGACTACAGGAAGGAGGCTAAGGCCAACAGCTTCATTTCCATACCCAAGATGGAAGTGAAGAGCTACTCAAAAAACAACACGCTTGCACCAAAGAAGGCAGCCCATCGCATCCTGTCAGACACATCCGATGAGGAGGACGTGAGCGTTtccataggggctggagagaaactgaggctgtcAGCACACACAATGCTACCTGGTAGTAAGGCACGAGAGTCTTCTAGTTCTAggcagcaaaaagaaaagaataaattgaaaaagaagcgaaaaaaagaaacaaaggggaaagaagTTCGGTTTGGAAAGAGGAGTGACAAGTTCTGTTCCTCTGGGTCAGAAAGTGAGTCCTCAGAGAGCGAGGAGGACGACGGGGACTCTGTGGGGAGCTCAGGCTGCCTCAAGGGGTCCCCGCTGGTGCTGAAGGACCCTTCCCTGTTCAGCTCACTGTCTGCCTCCTCCACCTCATCTCATGGGAGCGCTGTGGCCCAGAAGCACGGCTCCAGCCACGCCGACCAGCACACGAAGCACTGGCGCACTGACAATTGGAAAGCCATTTCTTCTCCGGCCTGGTCTGAGGTGAGTTCTTTGTCAGACTCCTCAAGGACGGGACTGACCAGTGAGTCTGACTGCTCCTCCGAGGGCTCTAGTGTGGAATCTCTGAAGCCTACAAGAAGGAAGCAGGAACACCGAAAAAGGGGTGTCCTGCAGAGCGCGCCGTCAGAGAAGCGAAGCTCCTTCCACTCCTGTACGGATGGCGCTGTCCCCAAGCTAGACAAGGAAGGAAAAGTAGTCAAAAAACACAAAacgaaacacaaacacaaaaacaaggaGAAGGGACAATGTTCCGTCAGCCAAGAACTTAAACTGAAAAGCTTTACCTACGAATATGAGGACTCCAAGCAAaagtcagataaggccatccttttaGAGAATGACATCTCCACTGAGAGTAAGCTGAAGGCATTGAAACACGACAGAGAGCATTTTAAGAAAGAAGATAAACTTGGTAAGATGAAGCCGGAGGATAAGGAGTGGCTCTTTAAGGACGAGAAGGTGCTGAAGAGAATCAAGGATGCGAACAAAGACCTGAGCAGAGCCTTCCGGGAAGACAAAGACCGTGCCagcaaagcagagagggagagggccaCGAAGGACAAGTCCCCGAAGGAAGAAAAGCTCAGACTgtacaaagaggaaaggaagaaaaagtccaAAGACCGACCTTCCAAACTCGAAAAGAAGAATGACATGAAAGAGGACAAGATCtccaaggagaaggagaaggccttcaaagaggacaaagagaaactCAAAAAGGAAAAGCTGTACAGGGAGGACGCTGCTTTCGATGACTATTGTAACAAAAGTCAGTTTCTGGACCATGAGGACACCAAGTTCAGCCTCTCTGATGACCAACAAGAGAGGTGGTTTTCTGACCTGTCTGATTCCTCTTTTGATTTCAAAGGAGAGGACAGCTGGGACTCAGTGACAGACTATAGAGACATCAAGGGTGACTCAGTGGCCAAACTTATCCTGGAAACTGTCAAAGAAGACAGTAAGGAAAAGAAGCGCGACAGCAAAATCCGGGAGAAGCGAGATTTCAGAGACTCTTTCTTCCGAAAGAGAGACAGGGACTGTCTAGACAAGAATTCTGAGAAAAGGAGAGACCAAACGGAAAAGCATAAAAGCATCCCCAGCTATCTCTctgagaaagacaagaaaaggcGAGAGTCTGCAGAAGGGGGCCGGGACAGGAGGGATGGGCGGATTCGGTCTGAAGAAGTGCACAGGGAGGACCTAAAGGAGTGTGGGTTCGAGAGCACCTTCAAGGACAAGTCAGACTGTGACTTCCCCAAGAACCTGGAGCCCTGGGAACGGCCCCATGCAGTgcgggaaaaggagaaaaaggatgccctggaaaaggaaaggaaggaaaagggcaGGGCAGAGAAGTACAAGGAGAAGTCCAGCGAGAGGGAGAGAAGTGACAAGTCCACCCTCGACAAGtgtcagaaagacaaagaatttgaaaaatgctttaaagagaagaaagatggcaAGGAAAAGCATAAAGACACGCACAGCAAAGACAGAAAAGCATCCTTTGACCagctgagagagaagaaggagaaggtgtTCTCTAGCATCATCTCAGAAGACTTCTCAGAGAGAAAGGATgacaggaaggggaaggagaagagctGGTACATCGCAGACATTTTCACAGATGAGAGCGAGGACGAGAAGGACGAGTGCGTGGCCAGCAGCTTCAAGGCCGCAGAGGCCAGCGACACCCAGCGAGTGGATGGCCTCCCAGAGAAGGAGGATGGACGAGAACACCCCTCGGACAGGCACCGGAAGTCCTCTTCTGACCGGCAGCACACAGAGAAGCCAAGAGACAAagagcccaaggaaaagaagaaggacagAGGAGCTTCGGAAGGAGGAAAggacaagaaggaaaaaatggaaaagatctttgagaagcacaaagaaaagaaagataaggagTGTGCAGAGAGATACAAGGACAGGAAAGAGCGACCCTCAGCTGACTCTGCccaagaaaagaagaacaaacagAAGCTCCCCGAAAAGGTAGACAAGAAGCACGGTGTCGAGGACAAGGCGAAGAGTAAACAcaaggagaagccagagaaggagcACTCCCGCgagagggagaggaagccttCCCGAGGCCCCGATGTGGAGAAGAGCCTGCTGGAGAAGCTGGAGGAAGAGGCTCTGCACGACTACCGGGAGGACTCCAATGACAAGATCAGCGAGGTCTCCTCGGACAGCTTTGCGGACCACAGCCAGGAGCCCAGCCTGAGCACGCTCCTGGAAGTCTCCTTCTCTGAGCCCCCAGCAGAGGACAAGGCCAGGGACAGTACCTGCCTCTCCGAGAAactgagggagaaggagaggcatcggcattcctcttcctcctctaagaAAAGCCACGAGCGTGAGAGagccaagaaagaaaaggcagagaagaaggagaagagcgAAGACtacaaggacagcagcagcagcgtcAGGAAGGACGCCAGCCAGTTTGAGAAAGACTTCCTGGATGCAGAGACTTACGGGGTTTCTTACCCCACAAAGGCTGACGTGGAGGAGGAGCTGGATAAGGCCATTGAGTTGTTCTCCTcggaaaagaaagacaggagtgaTCCTGAACGAGAGCCTGCCAAGAGGATAGAGAAGGAGTTAAAGCCGTACGGCTCGAGTGCCATCAGCATCttaaaggagaagaagaagagagagaagcacagggagagatggagggaggagaaggagagacacaGGGACAAGCATGTGGACGGCTTCCTGAGACACCACAAGGACGAGCCAAAGCCTGCAGCCAAAGACAACCCTCCCAACTCCTTCAAGGAGAAGTCCAGGGAGGAAAGCCTGAAACTCAGCGAGANCAAGCTGAAGGAGAAGTTCAAGGAGAACACAGAGCGAGAAAAGGGCGACTCCATAAAGATGAGCAACGGGAACGACAAACTTGTGCCATCCAGAGACTCGGGCAAGAAAGACAGCAGACCCCGGGAGAAGCTCCTGGGAGACGGTGACCTCATGATGACAAGTTTTGAGAGGATGCTGTCCCAGAAAGACCTCGAGATTGAGGAGCGGCACAAGCGACACAAGGAGCGCATGAAGCAGATGGAGAAGATGCGGCATCGGTCTGGGGACCCCAAGCTCAAAGAGAAGAAGCCCACGGAGGACGGGCGCAAGAAGAGCCTGGACTTTCCTTCCAAGAAGGCTCTGGGGCTGGACAAAAAGGTCAAGGAGCCGGCTCCCACGCTGCCCACGGGTGAAAGCAAGCCACACTCTGGACCGGGTACAGAGTCCAAAGACTGGCTGTCTGGACAGCCCCTGAAGGAGGTCCTCCCTGCTTCACCCCGCACTGAGCAGAGCCGACCCACTGGGGTGCCCACGCCCACCTCAGTTGTGTCATGCCCCAGCTATGAAGAGGTGATGCACACTCCCAGAACCCCGTCCTGCAGTGCTGACGATTACCCCGACCTGGTGTTCGACTGCACGGACTCACAGCACTCGATGCCCGTCTCCACCGCGTCCACCAGCGCCTGCTCGCCGCCCTTTTTTGACAGGTTTTCTGTGGCTTCCAGTGTGGTCTCAGAAAACACAGCAGGCCAGACACCCACCAGGCCTATCTCCACAAACCTTTATCGCTCGATATCTGTGGATATCAGAAGGACACCGGAGGAGGAGTTCAGTGCCGGGGACAAGCTGTTCAGGCAGCAGAGTGTCCCTGCGCCCTCGAGTTTTGACTCCCCAGTACAGCACTTGCTGGAAGAGAAACCTCCTCTGCCACCCGTTCCTGCAGAAAAGTTTGCCTGCCTGTCCCCTGGCTACTACTCCCCAGACTATGGTATCCCCTCGCCCAAGGTGGACACGCTACACTGTCCACCAACAGCTGTGGTCAGTGCCACACCACCCCCAGACAGTGTCTTCTCCAACCTACCACCAAAGTCTTCCCCTTCCCCTAGAGGTGAACTGCTGACCCCAGCCATTGAAGGGGCCCTGCCCTCAGATCTAGGCCTACCTCTGGATGCCACAGAGGACCAGCAGGCCACAGCTGCCATCCTCCCCCCGGAACCCAGCTATCTGGAGCCTCTGGATGAGGGTCCCTTCACCACAGTCATCACGGAGGAACCTGTTGAGTGGACACACACCTCTGCTGAGCAGggcctgtcttcctcctcccttatTGCCAGTGCCTCTGAAAACCCTGTCAGCTGGCCTGTTGGCTCTGAGCTTATGCTAAAGTCTCCACAGAGGTTTGCAGAATCCCCGAAACATTTCTGCCCTGGAGAATCCCTCCATTCCACCACCCCAGGACCCTACAGTGCTGCAGAGCCCACCTATCCTGTCTCTCCAGGATCTTACCCTTTGCCGGCCCCTGAGCCAGCCCTAGAAGAAGTCAAAGATGGTGGGACAGGAGCAATCCCAGTGGCCATCTCTGCTGCAGAAGGGGCTGCTCCTTACGCTGCTCCTGCTAGGCTGGAATCGTTTTTCAGCAACTGCAAGTCACACGCAGATGCACCCCTGGACACAGCCCCTGAACCTACGGGTGTTACTGCTGTGGCTCAGGTAGAGGCTCTGGGACCCCTGGAGAGCAACTTCCTAGACAGCAATCCTAGCATATCTACCCTCAGCCAGGTGGAACCAGTCTCATGGCATGAAGCCTTCACCAGCCCTGAGGATGACCTCGACCTGGGGCCCTTCTCACTGCCAGAGCTTCCTCTCCAGGCCAAAGATGCTTCAGATGTTGAGGCAGAAGCTGCAGAGGCCAGTCCTGTTGCTCCGGCGGAGAGCCCTCCAGGCCCCACGGGGGTTCTCGGCGGAGGGGATGTCCCTGCCCCAGCAGCTGAGGAGCCACCAGCCCCACCGCCTCAGGAAGCGTCACCTCAGCTCTCCACAGAGCCTGAGCCCTCAGAGGAGCCAAAGCTCGATGTGGTTCTAGAAGCTACAGTGGAAACAGAGGTCCTGGCAGACAACAGTGCCCCTGAAGCCTCAATCTCCAATTTGGTGCCAGCACCCAGTCCCCCTCAACAGCAGCCTCCGGGAGGTGTGGCTGAAGAGGCTGAGACTGAAGGCCCTTCTGCCGCTCCCTGCTGTGCACCCGATGGGCCCACCACCGACGGCTTGGCACAGGCACACAACAGTGCAGAGGCCTCCTGTGTTGTGGCTGCGGCCGAGGGGCCCCCAGGCAACGTTCAACCAGAAGCCACAGACCCAGAGCCCAAGCCTACGTCTGAGGTCCCTAAGGCCCCCAAGGTGGAAGAGGTTCCTCAGCGTATGACCAGGAACCGTGCCCAGATGCTGGccagccagagcaagcagggcatACCTGCAGCAGAGAAGGACCCAATGCCCACCCCAGCCTCTAGAGCCAAGGGTCGTGCCTCTGAGGAGGAAGATGCCCAGGCCCAACATCCCCGCAAGCGGCGCTTCCAACGGTCTagtcagcagctgcagcagcagctgaaCACATCCACACAGCAGACTCGGGAGGTTATCCAGCAGACGCTGGCAGCCATTGTGGATGCCATAAAACTGGATGCCATTGAGCCCTACCACAGTGACAGGTCCAATCCCTACTTTGAGTACCTTCAAATCCGGAAGAAGATCGAAGAGAAGCGAAAGATCCTCTGCTGCATCACGCCGCAGGCACCCCAGTGCTACGCGGAGTATGTCACCTACACGGGGTCCTACCTCCTGGACGGCAAGCCCCTCAGCAGGCTGCACATCCCTGTG ATTGCACCCCCTCCCTCTCTAGCTGAGCCCCTGAAGGAGCTGTTCAAGCAACAGGAGGCTGTGCGGGGTAAGCTGCGCCTGCAGCACAGCATCGAGAGG GAGAAGCTGATTGTGTCCTGCGAGCAAGAGATTCTTCGGGTTCATTGCCGGGCAGCCAGGACCATTGCCAACCAGGCAGTGCCATTCAGTGCATGCACAATGCTCTTGGACTCTGAGGTCTACAACATGCCTCTGGAAAGCCAG GGGGATGAGAACAAGTCTGTGCGAGACCGCTTCAATGCCCGCCAGTTCATCTCCTGGCTTCAGGACGTCGACGACAAGTACGACCGCATGAAG ACGTGTTTGCTGATGCGGCAGCAACATGAGGCTGCAGCCCTCAATGCCGTGCAAAGAATGGAGTGGCAGCTGAAGGCCCAGGAGCTGGACCCCGCTGGGCACAAGTCCCTGTGTGTAAATGAGGTGCCATCCTTCTACGTGCCCATGGTTGACGTCAACGATGACTTCGTACTGTTGCCAGCATGA